One segment of Solanum stenotomum isolate F172 chromosome 1, ASM1918654v1, whole genome shotgun sequence DNA contains the following:
- the LOC125853486 gene encoding nicotinamidase 1-like: MVIKTVDLLKNEIPIEEESVVITEDVKAGLVLVDIINGFCTVGAGNLAPREPNRQISEMIDESSRLARVFCDKKLPVLAFLDSHHPDKLEYPYPSHCITGTDESNLVPALRWVEEEPNVTIRRKDCYDGYIGSFQEDGSNVFVDWVKNNQIQLLLVVGVCTDICVLDFVCSALSAKNRGFLNPLEDVVVYSQGCATFDFPVSMARNTKDISPHPQELMHHVGLYMAKGRGAKIAKEVSFNNLNKP; encoded by the exons ATGGTAATAAAAACAGTAGATCTTTTGAAGAATGAAATTCCCATAGAGGAGGAATCAGTAGTCATCACTGAAGATGTTAAGGCTGGCCTTGTTCTTGTGGACATAATCAATGGATTTTGTACTGTTGGTGCTGGAAATCTG GCACCAAGAGAGCCTAACAGGCAGATCAGTGAAATGATTGATGAATCATCAAGGCTTGCTAGAGTGTTTTGTGACAAGAAATTGCCAGTTCTTGCCTTTCTTGATTCACATCATCCTGATAAACTTGAATACCCTTATCCTTCTCACTGCATCACTGGCACTGATGAATCCAACTTGGTTCCTG CACTAAGATGGGTGGAGGAGGAACCAAATGTTACAATCAGGCGCAAAGATTGTTATGATGGCTATATTGGTTCCTTTCAGGAGGATGGCTCTAATGTATTTGTTGATTGGGTGAAGAACAACCAAATTCAACTT TTGTTGGTGGTAGGGGTGTGCACGGACATATGTGTGCTGGACTTCGTTTGCTCTGCATTATCAGCTAAGAACCGCGGCTTCCTCAACCCTTTGGAGGATGTAGTAGTTTACTCTCAGGGATGTGCCACCTTTGATTTTCCTGTCTCTATGGCAAGAAACACCAAAGATATTTCACCACATCCTCAG GAGCTAATGCATCATGTGGGACTTTATATGGCCAAGGGAAGGGGTGCCAAAATAGCTAAAGAAGTCTCCTTCAACAACTTGAACAAACCATAA